Within the Setaria viridis chromosome 3, Setaria_viridis_v4.0, whole genome shotgun sequence genome, the region GACCCCAACGATCTGCGCCAGCTCTGGGTCCACCTCCAGTACAACCTCGTCTCCGTGCTCGTCCTCTCCGCCGTCCTCGTCTTCGGCGCCACCGTCTATGTGCTCACTCGCCCGCGGCCCGTCTACCTCGTCGATTTCGCCTGCTACAAGCCGCCCGCCCACCTCCAGGTCCCCTTCGAGGAGTTCATGAGCCACTCCAAGCTCTGCGGTTTCTCTGAAGACGCGCTCGAGTTCCAGCGCAAGATCCTGGAGCGCTCCGGCCTCAGCGAGGAGACCTACGTCCCGGAGGCCATGCACGCCCTCCCGCCGCAGCCCACAATGGCCAACGCCCGCGCCGAGGCCGAGACCGTCATGTTCGGCGCGCTCGACAATCTCTTCAAGTCCACCGGCGTGAAGCCCAAGGACGTCGGCGTCCTCGTGGTCAACTGCAGCCTCTTCAACCCCACGCCGTCCCTGTCGGCCATGATCGTGAACAAGTACAAGCTCCGCGGGAACATCCGGAGCTTCAACCTCGGAGGTATGGGCTGCAGCGCGGGCGTCATCGCCATCGACCTCGCGCGCGACATGCTCCAGGTGCACCGCAACACCTACGCGGTGGTGGTCAGCACGGAGAACATCACCCAGAACTGGTACTTCGGGAACCGCAAGTCGATGCTGATCCCCAACTGCCTGttccgcgtcggcggcgcggcggtgctgctCTCCAACCGcggcgccgaccgccgccgcgccaagTACAGCCTGAAGCACGTCGTGCGCACGCACAAGGGCGCGGATGACAAGGCGTTCAACTGCGTGTACCAGGAGCAGGACGACGAGGGCAAGACCGGCGTGTCGCTGTCCAAGGACCTCAtggccatcgccggcggcgcgctcaAGACGAACATCACGACGCTGGGCCCGCTCGTCCTGCCCGTGAGCGAGCAGCTTCTCTTCTTCGCGACCCTCGTCGCCAAGAAGCTGTTCAACGCCAAGATCAAGCCCTACATCCCAGACTTCAAGCTGGCGTTCGAGCACTTCTGCATCCACGCAGGCGGGCGCGCCGTGATCGACGAGCTCGAGAAGAACCTGCAGCTGAGCCCGTCGCACGTGGAGGCGTCCCGGATGACGCTCCACCGGTTCGGCAATACGTCGAGCAGCTCCATCTGGTACGAGCTCGCCTACATGGAGGCCAAGGGCCGCGTCCGCCGCGGCAACCGCATCTGGCAGATCGCGTTCGGCAGCGGCTTCAAGTGTAACAGCGCCGTCTGGCACGCCCTGCGGAATGTCAAGCCGTCGCCCAACAGCCCGTGGGACGACTGCATTGATCGCTACCCGGTGGAGCTCGTCGACGGCGTCCCCACACATAAGGCGCAGCAATAGCATTCACATGACCACAGCAATCGACGCTCCAATACAGAAATCTTAGCTTGGATCTGATCAAGTCCTCGTCCTCATCTGGCTAGTAGTGACACGATGGGTGCTGCTTTTCCAGGGCATGATTGCATTGGAAGAATCTCTAGGCTTACTGCAGGTCTGCTCTGTTCTGTTCCTGTAACCAAGTGTTCGTCAGCATTGGATCTTTGGTGTGTACTTCATGGATCATCCGGTCCGAAAGAGAGCATGGGCCCCCTGCTTGTCGCTGCACCTGTGGTAAGTTTGCAGTAGCAGAGTAGTGCTGATGATTGTTGTATGTACATTTGTCATTGCTGCCGATTGTCATTTACCAGTACTAGGTAGtggtccagactccagaggaGGGGGCGTTCCTTTTAATTTTTACAAAAAGGTCATGTTGATGAGAAAAGGAGTGTTTTGTGTGTCGACGGATGGATGAGTGAGTATTTGTGCTGTTCGCTTGGAAATTTTGCTTTTTCTTGGCCATATCACTGGTCTTGATGACCTgaatgctgaattgctgatatacgcatcataattttttttccttcatcaGTATGTCTTGTTAATCAAATTCCTAAATCCCTATCAGTTTATCTTGTCAGCACATGTTGTTTCACTTATCTCTATCAGTTTGCCTTGATAAGTTCCTTGTTTATTTCCTTTATGAGGGCTAAGTTATCAGATAGTCAGCTAGTTGCTGTGTCGATCATATGCTGGAAAACATAGGCATACTTCAACTGCAGTACCATGCAAGAAAGAAATGTTCCATTTCAGGAGTTCTCATTGGTATTGCCCATGgtcattattttttaaaaaagaaaataagtggTGCTATCCTAAGTACAATTCTGAAAAAAATTGATATTAAGAACTGGCCTCTTCACTAGATGTTGAAAAGTGTGatgattcttcatttttgggaaAAGGTAACCTGTTAGTGTTCTAGGGAGTAAGAACATTCATTTTTGTGATTCATGGTCGACGGCCTTTCTTCTCTGGCAACGGGAGTCTCCTCTGACGGTTGTTAAGTGTCGGGACGAACTTATAGACAAGCCGAGTAGCAGCTGGACAGACGATGGGTGGTGGCCCAGCACAGCAGGGTGCGGCGAGGCAACGGTTTAACCGTCGGGGCCAGGAGGAAGGCTTGGGGACGAGAAGAAACTCATTGAGTTCAAAAATGAGAAGCGGGGTGGCGAAGGTGCTTAGACTGCCGGCATCAGAGGCCATGCTGGTGATCGGAGGGCAAAGCAAGTCAAGATTGCGAATGATACAAAAATCGGGTGCCTGATGAGCTTGGATGACTGGCCACACAGACACTTTCTTTTCATGATTGACACTATATGTTGAAAATCTTTGTTGCCGTTTTTTTCATAGTTGAAATGCATTGTCATCAATTTGTGGAAGTTTTGACCATGTTCTTCAACAGGTCCATGTTGCTTGAGCTATCGTTTTATCTGTGCTAAGAAAGGGACACAAGCAACATGCTCATTACTTTACTGAAAAAAATAAGCATAACGTATTATGTCATTATGCACATTAGTTTTGGGCATCACTGTAGTTGGCACAAGTTGGGGGACATGGCTTCAGGGTTGGGCACTTGATTCACTTTGCAGAATGCCTAGTCGTTTACTGCTTTCTTCTTGTGTTTTTTCTCGCTGCTAAGAAACACTGGCATTTTGGCTGTTGTCTCATTGTTACGTACTTACGTGAAGCTATTATTTTTGCTGCTTTGAAGAGCTGGGAGTGCTTCTGTCCCTCTTTCAGAAAAACAAAATCTGTAAAGCGAGCCTTGCAGGCATGTCACATGTGCAACAAGGCAAGATCTGCATATACTATGTTTTTTTAATCAGCGAAACCAAGAATCTTGGTCCAAGATGAGGCGGATACTGCTGTGCATCATGTTCTTTGTGCTGGCCTGGGCCACACCATAGTGAAGCAGCCTGCCTCCAGTTCCAATGTGTAATCTTGTCTGGCCAAAAGTACAGACAGGCTGTTAATCAAGTACTTTATTTTCTTCATTAATCAATTACTCATAAACTGGCCAGCAAACGTCCAACcgtttttttttagaaaacaggAGGGGGTGAACGTCCAACCGTTGGAACTATGCTAATGCTGCCAAGTGCCAGTCGTTGGTTTCTAGGTCTTTTCTTTGGAAGGGTGAGTCATTTGCTGATTTTGTACTAGGGTTCTGCCAGAAGTGATTATTTTAAAAAGGACACTGGACACCCGACACCATCTAGACTCACTGTGCTGTCTCGACTAGGTGTCTTGTGTCTAAATTACGTGCCTATTAAACAATGAACATTTGAGTGAGCTGCCATCTAGTATATTGACTACCGACTTCACCATTTCGactctttataaaaaaaaagaacttcacCGTTTCGGGGAAAAGGAAATGAAAACCATCATATCTTTTTGGCACCAACCCCTTCATTAATCAACTTGGGTACGGAGTTACAAATGACTTCCGACGGTGATAACAACCAAACTCGTCTACCTAACTCACAATAAACCGAGCTTCTAGCTAAATTATGAGCGTCTACATTGGAAGCTCTACCTTCGTGAACGAACTTGAAAGATTCAAAAGCTCTCACCCTAGCCTTAATCTCTTGAGCTATATGTCCATAAATTCCCTTGCCAGCTCCTAtaatatttctcatcacattGGCGCTATCGCAAAGCTAGACGAACTTCACTGAGCACGAGGTTGCTAGACAGGGCGAGTCCCTCTCTGCAAGCAACTGCTTCATGTTGACGGGGGACTCTTATGTATCTTCCAGAAGGTAGATAAGCAACTCATCTTTAAAATCCATAAAGTCcatgtacaatatttttttaacatccaTCAACATTTGTTGACATTCAtcaacatttgtttttttttaaaaaagtctaGCTTAATTGTTGCCAACGTTTCTTGACattgaccaacatttttttatgtatactaacatttttctttaatatttttacattcaccaacattattGCTCAACAATTTTTCACTCGccgacattttttttcttaatatttTTTAACATTTACCAACTTTTtaacttaaaaaaatattgagataGTTCATCTAAAATATTGAGATAGCCTGTTGGACCGTTGTGAGCTTAGTTATTGAGCTACCGTTGGATTATGGATGTTTAGTTGTCTATCCggagatggataggatttccctCGTGTTGACACTTGACAGCTGTTGAGCGTgtcatttttttctcaaatacgCAGGAGAAGCGGGAGAAGTAGAAAATAGTTTACAACGACGCTCATCAGAGGAGCTGTTTTGTTTTACTCGGCACAGTTTACATGGTTGTTGTGATTACATGAACTAGTCGACCTGAATTAGGATCTAACTATGGGCCTAAAGAAGAGTTGTTTTGCTTTACTCGGCACAGTTTACATGGTTGTTGTGATTACATGAACTAGTCGACCTGAATTAGGATCTAACTATGGGCCTAAAGAAGAGTGCTACGGCGTGAGTAGATTCTCCAGTGCGGTCTTACCAGCAAGGGTAAGATCAAGACGTGATGGCGATTTCATTGCGCCGCCCTTGCTTCCTCTTCAAGGACGGGAAGAGCTCGTTGGTGGCGTCTAGGTGCTTGTTGTCCAGCTTCTGGCCGTAGAGCTTGTTGTACGCCTTCCTGGAGTCAACTGTAGTTGCACCTTTGTTGTCCGTTGCAATGCCAAAGCGCTGCATCATGATTGCCTCGCCACGCTTGGAGGCAGGCACCTGGGAGAGGCTCTGGTTCGCCAGTCTTTCGCTACGCTTGGGGAGTTGGAGCGGGAGTAGCAGCAGTCGTGGCGTCGCGCGGCGGTCTTGTCGGCTTGGGGAGCAGCGGTGTGCGCATGAGCACTGTCATCTTGGCGGCGAAGTCCTCCAGGCGCTGCGCCTCACCCAGGCTTGGAATGATGTCGGTGTTGCGTAAGGGGTGGTGTGGCGGTGTGGCAGGTTGTGCTGCTGCAGCTGTTGCCGGCGATCGATGGTGTGGTGTCGACTGCGAGGACGGTGAGTGTCCACCGCTGGAGCGCCGAGGGGTCCTGAGCGACACTGGTGCTGCCGATGCCGCCGACGGTGAATGTATGTTGAATAACTTGTTGCACGTATGCATGTTTCCCTTTGGTTCAGTAGTGCATTGTCACGTTGTTTAGGTGCATTGCATAATTAGCTAGGCGTTTAGAGGTCACGAGTTAGCCTGAGGCGTGCTTGGTTCACGTCGTGGCCCCaagtcttccttttcttttggattGCCACAGCATCTGCGGCATGCCCGTAGCGGGTGTCGCGGGCAACAACGCGCGTCGCGCACCGTTGGTGGTGTGGCGTGGGATTCGGTCGTTAAGGCCATGTAATCCGGTGCATAAATACAAGTTTGTTTGGCATCGAGGCTGCAATATTATGCAGCGAAATACTTCCTACTCTCTCTCGCGTTGTGTTGGTGTTCATCTTCCTCGAGTTCTAGACACGTTCATGTTCCTGTGTGCGTGATGCGAGCTGCAAACTGAGTTCAACTCCAACGCGTGGCATCAGAGCAGGTTCATCCATGGCCGGTGAAACATCTCCTCCGCCGTCACCCACAAAAGCTCAAGGCGACGACAAGAGCAAGGCCGGTTCAATGAAGATCGGTTCTGCACCCAAGAACGGCGGAGATGGCGCTGGCGGGTCGCAGCAAGTCGTGGTTGAGAGGGTGGTGAAGGAGATCGGCGGATAGATCAAGTATCCGGAGCTGACGCGCTCGAATTATAGCGAGTGACCTCTTGTGATGCAGGTGAATCATGAGGCGCAAGGGCTCTGGGAGGCGATCAATGACGGCACCATGGATCGGCGGGAGGATCGGATGGCACTGGCAGCGCTCCTGCGCGCCGTGCCGTTTGAGATGCGCTTGACCCTTGCCAAGAAGAAGACTGCAAAGTAGGCGTGGGAGGCGATCGAGACGTGCGGCTCGGCATTGATCGTGTCAAGGCGGCCAATGCCCAGAAGCTGCTGCAGGAGTTCGAGAACGTCACCTTCAAGGAAGGTGAGGCTGTCGACGAGTTCGCCATGCGAATTTCCAACCCCGCCAGGTGCATCCGCATGCTTGGTGAAACCCTGGAGGAGGCACGGGTCATGAAGAAGATGCTTCGTGTCGTACCCGCGCACTATGGCCAAATCGCTTTGTCGATCGAAACTCTGCTCAATCTGAGCAAGTTATCGATTGAAGAGCTGGTTGGGCGCTTGCGCGCTGCGGCGGACCAGTTTACCGGCAACGACGGCGGCAAGATCCGCAACAAATCCGGGCGACTGATGATGGCGGAAGAGGATTGGCTCACGAAGTGGTGGAACAAGATCCCTGGAGAAGCTACATCAAGCGGAGAGAAGGTAGGTGGACAGGCTCAGAGCCTCGAAGATCCAGTGCGGTGCTCGCTCCGATGGCCGCAACGCTCCAGTGAAGCTGACGACCAAAGGCACCCCGCGGTGGAAGGGGCGGTGCCACAACTGCGGCATCTATGGCCACTGAGCCAAAGAGTGCCAGAAGCCACAGAAGAAGAAGGAACGGCGGGAGGAGGCACACCTCGCCAAGGTCGACATCGAACAGCCGGCGCTCCTGCTTGCAGCGACAGGCAAACACGAGTCCATGACATTGCACGTCGTCTACCTCAACGAACAGCGCGTGCGGCCGGCCGACTGCAATGACGACAACGTGTGGTATCTGGACTCGGGTGCCAGCAATCACATGATGGGACGCCGTTCCACACTGGCGCAGATCAACGAAACCGTGCGTGGAATGGTCCGTTTCGGCGACGACTCACTGGTGGAGATATGCGGCCTTGACTCCGTCGTGATCCAGGGACACCAGGATGAGCACAAGGTACTCACGGATGTGTACTTCATACCTAAATTAAGAAGAAACATTGTGAGTCTAGGCCAGCTGGAGGAAGCGGGGTGCAAGATCATGATGGAGAATGTAGAGCTGTGTGTGCTCGATCGTGAATGCGCACTGCTTGTCAAGGCACCACGCACGGTGAACCGGCTGTACAAGGTGTCTCTCACACTTGCGTCGCCGGTGTGCATGCTGGCCAAGAATGACGACGCGGCATGGCTCTGGCATGGCCGCTACGGCCATCTGAATTTCAGGGCACTGCGGGAACTTGACGTAAAGGAGATGGCAGAGGGGATGCCGGTAATTAATCAGCTTGAGCCGGTGTGCGATGGCCGCCCACGCGGCAAGCGGCACCGCGCACCGTTCCCCCAGGCAACGGCGTACAGAGCGGAGCGGCCCCTTGAGCTCGTGCACGCGGATTTGTGCGGGCAGATCATGCCGCCAACGCCTGGTGGGAGGAACTAATTTCTCCTCATCGTGGATGACCACAGCCGCTACATATGGGTGGAGCTCCTAGTGTTGAAGGACCAGGCGCTTGACTACATCAAGAAGTACAAGAACTGCGCCGAGAGCGACCTGGAGGCAAGGCTGAAGGCGGTGAGAACAGATCGCGGTGGCGAGTTCAATTCCATCGCGTTCACGGGTTTCTGCGACGAGCACGGCATCAAGCACTTCACCATTTCTCCTTACACGCCCCAGCAAAATGGTGTTGTAGAATCAGACAGTTGTGGAGATGGCAAGGTGCACGCTGAAGAGTATGGGGTGCTGGCGCAGTTCTGCGGTGAGGCGGTACCGGCGGCCGTGTATACGCTCAATCGCGTGCCCACCAGAAGCCTCGACGGCCGTACTCCCTATGAAGCCTGGCACAAGAAGAAGCCTAGTGTCTGTCGGGGATAGATttccagtacccgcaaggaagtaAGAAGCGGAATCCTACTAGAATTCTCCTATAATCTTACAAGAACTCATATCATGTAATTCTTCTAGGACTCCTACtttgtaaccaactagtaatcccacctcttgaagtatataaaggagggcaggagtCCCTATATCGGTAGGTGAaaacctcatagaaccacaacagaggatcaaatcctcaataccaaaaaCCACCCAAGCGCAAGgcgtaatatacaacaccctaaacaggacgtagggtattacgctactttggcagcccgaacctgtataaatctgtgccTTGTGTCCTTAATTTTACCTTCGAGTTATAGGTCCggcaatcccccaccaaccaatctactaccacaggataccccttggtaggttgtcgggtataaaacacaggcatctggcatgccaggtaggggtgatcgttgagatcatcgggcgagttTGAaagacctcatcttcaaaatcaatctactcgatgAGAAGCAAGTCATCGAGTTCCAATTCGAAATGGATACGAGAAGTTTGCGGGAGATCAATCGGTTGTTGGCTCGTCTGTATGCAAAAAGCTGCAGCACTAGTCGTACTGCTATAGCTGATCATCCTCCGTGGCTTCGTGCGTCGCTCAACGCTGATGATCCGCTACTGCTCCACGCccgtgagaaggaaaaatacCGGCAAAATAATTTTTTCATCTCCAAGTTGAAGTCACCGACGATGCATCTTAAGCTAATTGCCTCTAGTTGTTGAATCCTATATTGAAGTAATGAAGGCTAATCAATATTACATCTACTGCTCGTGCGCGAATCGAGGAAACTATCTGCTCGAGTACTCTCCATGCAAGGATACTTTTTGGAGTTTCATTACACGTACCAGGAAAGCCACCAGGAGATTTGTTCCTCTTCACTACACGTACTCATGAAATGCACGTGGGACTTCAGCATGCATGATTGCGCTGGCTTCACCAGACGCTCGGGAACACCATAGCGACTACCTAAAACTTCTCATCTCGACTACAAACTCGTCGAGGGCGGGTTCcacatgatcaacaactagtcagaatcgactccgactagttggcttcatcaacaaccgtatCGGCTTCAACGACGATTGCCATGGTTTCATCGataatcgtccacgaatcaagctaagtcacttttttaattattttatataattttcccAGCTTGTTTTCTGCATGCAAAGCAAcgcgccgactacttatttgtgtataCCTCTCGACGGAAATTACCCTCTAGAGCTCCACTTTGTCAATTATTCATGGAGCATGTTAACCGACAGCCAAGGgtttggtac harbors:
- the LOC117849652 gene encoding 3-ketoacyl-CoA synthase 4 — protein: MNGGTVQSAAAAAATPPHRRLPDFLQSVNLKYVKLGYHYLITHLLTLMLLPLMAVILLEAGRTDPNDLRQLWVHLQYNLVSVLVLSAVLVFGATVYVLTRPRPVYLVDFACYKPPAHLQVPFEEFMSHSKLCGFSEDALEFQRKILERSGLSEETYVPEAMHALPPQPTMANARAEAETVMFGALDNLFKSTGVKPKDVGVLVVNCSLFNPTPSLSAMIVNKYKLRGNIRSFNLGGMGCSAGVIAIDLARDMLQVHRNTYAVVVSTENITQNWYFGNRKSMLIPNCLFRVGGAAVLLSNRGADRRRAKYSLKHVVRTHKGADDKAFNCVYQEQDDEGKTGVSLSKDLMAIAGGALKTNITTLGPLVLPVSEQLLFFATLVAKKLFNAKIKPYIPDFKLAFEHFCIHAGGRAVIDELEKNLQLSPSHVEASRMTLHRFGNTSSSSIWYELAYMEAKGRVRRGNRIWQIAFGSGFKCNSAVWHALRNVKPSPNSPWDDCIDRYPVELVDGVPTHKAQQ